In Panulirus ornatus isolate Po-2019 chromosome 2, ASM3632096v1, whole genome shotgun sequence, the DNA window TGAGGAGTGGTGTAGGTACacagctacacccaccatcacctcaaACACGAGCCGCCCACCTCAACAACAATTAGCTGTTTACATTTTCGTCGTGTTACCGTTACCACGGGGAACGGGATCTCTTGTCTCGATGTGGCGGTGGCGGCCGATGTCCGCGAACAAACATTTCATCtcgtgagtgtgttgtgtgtgtatgtgtgtgatgaacATACGTCAGTCAGTCTCACGTACCCTCACAGTTCTAACGGACGGATTCTCTGTAATCCGGCACGACTGGAGGGAGGGTATCGTAAACGCAATGTATATTTTCCCCCCTCCACTAACCAACAGTCCCCACCAACACTTGTCATCAAGTACAGTATCATACCTTTAATGAACATTGCTATCAACTTCCCAACACCACGAGTATCATCCATCACATAGTGTACACAGTCGCTAACCCGTCGTCCTGTAAACAGTTTGGTCAGTTCATCGTCAAGTGTTTCATTACAGATCTTGGGTCAACAACGAAGATGGTGACCTTCGTCTTCGTCTACGTCCTGATGATGACTGTCGTCAGCTGGGCCCGGGTCAGCGAGGGCTTCCCAGAATCACCGACTCCGGAAGGCGAGGCGACTGGTCAACGGATGGGTCTCGCTGGCAGGCTTACAGGCAGTTTATCGGGTGAGGCACAGAGCCCAGGGGCTATCGCCTCTCTGCTCTTGCCAACGCttctacaaaaattgtccaaagcCGAGGGGCTGAAGACTGCGGTATCGGACACTCTTGGAGTTAAGGAAGACTTTATGAAACCACTGGTCAGAATTGTTAGTGAAATCAGTAAGTTGAATATCGAACAACCGTCTATCAACAAAAAGGCCCAACACGGCTTGTCTGAGAATTATTCTGGTATTGATAAAAACAAAAGATTTGAAGACTCAGCCACGGATCGTGCAACagacaacatcatgaacaaaatagATACAGAACACAATTCCGTTGATCATGTGTATCCCGAATCACAAGGACCAGCCATCAACGAACAGTTCCTGAAATTCGCGAAAACCATTTTTGAAGAAGAGTTTGGCCGCCTGGACTCCATTGCCATACCCTCGACCACCGATGACCCAGCTGGAGGGTCGGGAGACTTGAACGTCACCGCCTCCAGCGTGTGGATGATGATCAAGTCCACGTGGCAACGAATCCTGGCTTACGTCGAGGAGGAGAACTCCCTCCAGTACTTCATGCAGCTGACGCCCGTGAGGATCATCGACAGACTCCTGAACCTCGGAGACGAAGTCAACCTCATGAACTTCTTGGCCAAGAAACTGGAACCAGAATTTGCCATGTATCTGGTGAATGAGGTTGACCCTTACCTCGGTCCGTTCAGAGACTTCGATACTTTCTACAACTTCACCAAAGACTACGGCATGGACGGCGCCCTGGACTACTTCAGGTCTGAGAGATTCAGCCACACTATAAACACACTGTCTCGCCTCGTCTCTGCTTACTTAGAGGACAAGATATCTGGAGACATAGTCAACCAGTACATAGAACTGATCTCCTTCGACAACACGGAGCTGCATAACTTTTACGAGTCCGTCCTCAGAACACGAAGCCAAAATGCAACCACAGATGAAACGAACAGATCACAACGCTTCAAGAGGAACGTTCTCGACTACATAGCCAGCAGCTTCAAACACAGCGGCTTTAATCACGAGGAATCTGAACCTGACGACCTCCAGCCTAAGAACTTCAAGGTGGAGGACTACGAGTCCACCAGAAGCGAGGGTTATACTCTGGATGACAACAAGGCTCCGCGGGAGATGATATCCCGCGACGGCGGCTACGGcggcggaggctacggtggcggcggcggctacGGTGGCTACGGGGGATATGGCGGCGGCTACGGTGTCGGGTACATGAGCACGCTGGACccgtatgtggtgctgggagctCTGGCGCTGGGTACGCTGCTTGGCTTCCTGCTCTTCCGACTCATCAACGGCACGCGCAACGGAAGGCGCGACATCGGCGACGGCTCGCTGTCCCTCTGGCTCTCCGACATGCCAGACAAGTTGCTGCCTTGGGGCAGCAGCGTCGAGAGGATGAAGCGTCACGTCCAGAACTTCAACACGACGGGTGGAGACGAGTTCAACTTGCCGGACTCGCTGAGGGGCGACGTGTGGTCCACGGACCCACTAGTGGGCGACAATCTGCTGGACGACGAGTATGAGGAGGACGACATCGCCGACCACCTGAACCAGCTGTGGAGGGTGTTCCAGGAGACGAACTCACCAGCTTGCGTTCACTCTCATCTGTGTGGCGTCGTGGCCAACAGCACCGCTGAACATCTCACTGGCAAGGactccagcctggctctcctgaTGTAAGTTGTCGTCATAAAAGTTCTCGTTTTCTACGATGATTAATTCCGACCTAATCCCTGGCTTACAAAAGTGTCTGTAATGGATaactaatcttttcttttttcagaattACTATCAAAAAATTTAATCATTCTATAGAGGAAATAGCTTTTTGTGAATTCAACTCATTTTCATCTTAACAACAGTCAACTCATGATTCATGAGGTTACGGAATATATAGAGTGGGATTGTTCCATATGATTATTGAATCACCCTCCGTGAAAATCATGTCATACATTATTTCTTTAAGAATTCCGTCTATGTCACGACGCTTCAAATTTCTTGTATTTTTCAGTAAACCAAAACATTAATAACAAACTCACACTTCaccgtaaagaaaaaaagaatccaaaAACTAAATTCAGAATTAATCATAAAATCTTCGCGTAAACCTTGACAGAAGAATtgcgtcgtaggtactcgtaggtatgaAGTAAGTTACCTTACTGCACTCATCATAGCAATTTTCTACTGTAGGAAATACATCGTATCTTCCCTAAGTTACGCGTAGTTTGCTAATAACGTGCCTACGAGAAATGATAAATAACGTATCTTCAAAAAATTAATTTCAATTTTCTATTAGcatcaataacttttttttttttcttgaaccttGCCACCATATCCAGCCCCAACGAGTCTCAATCACTCGCACTTACTTTCAAGCAATCATGTATATAATGtctcgaaaccacagccccctatccagaACCTTCCTACAGACCTTCCCTTAAATTACCCCTGAccccttcacataccctggttcacccCTGAccccttcacataccctggttcacacTGAccccttcacataccctggttcacccCCTCAGTAATAACTTATCACTGATATTCTAACGACTTAATCGGACGTAAACCGACTTTATCCTAACTTCAACATATCAATCATATTTTGGTTTAGCTAACTGTAAATCGTTAATAACTTACCTTTGACAAATTTACTGACTTCTTCAACCGAACGTAAAACTATATACatcaaatactcaacaaattcaagCCTACTAGGCTCCATAGCCTAACTGTTATAGTCCTAACTCTAACACAGATGAATCAACACCTGCTATCatagaaagcatatatatatatatatatatatatatatatatatatatatatatatatatatatatatatatatatatatatatatatattttttttcttttttttatactttgtcgctgtctcccgcgtttgcgaggtagcgcaaggaaacagacgaaagaaatggccccccacacacgcaaatatacatacctacacagctttccatggtttaccccagacgcttcacatgccttgattcaatccactgacagcacgtcaaccccggtataccacatcgctccaattcactctattccttgccctccttccaccctcctgcatgttcaggccccgatcacacaaaatctttttcactccatctttccacctccaatttggtctccctcttctccttgctccctccacctccgacacatatatcctcttggtcaatctttcctcactcatcctctccatgtgcccaaaccacttcaaaacaccctcttctgctctctcaaccacgctctttttatttccatacatctctcttacccttacgttactcactcgatcaaaccacctcacaccacacattgtcctcaaacatctcatttccagcacatccatcctcctgcgcacaactctatccatagcccacgcctcgcaaccatacaacattgttggaaccactattccttcaaacatacccatttttgctttccgagataatgttctcgacttccacacattcttcaaggcccccagaattttcgccccctcccccaccctatgatccacttccgcttccatggttccatccggtgccagatccactcccagatatctaaaacacttcacttcctccagtttttctccattcaaactcacctcccagtatatatatatatatatatatatatatatatatatatatatatatatatatatatatatatatatatatatactgccattaGGAAATATCCAACTACAATTAAACATGGTACTAACTCGTATTATCATATTTCCAGAGGAACAACATTGTAAAACGTACTTCACCTTACCTTAGATAATCATGGGATAATATGACAAAAGTCAGAGTAATACACCCTTCTTTATCCAATATCACCCTATCATACCTTATCCTAACAAAAAAACATCACCAAACTCACTTTCACTTACCCGCAGTACTAGTCAAAATATCCCCCACCGGCTCACTGAAGCTCGCTGACGACACTGCGGAGTGAGGATGTATTCTGTAGTCACGCTCACAAACAACACGTAGTTATGGCATATTGTTTTCATAACAAGAGCCGAGGCTGTTTAACATACGTCTTCGTGACACACCACAGAATGTATCGATACACGTCAGTAACGATGACAAGCACCATTTCGGAAGACATACGTCCACCGACACCATGTCAACAAAACTGGTAGGGTATCCCGACGAATGGTGTGAGTCTGAAGCTACGAACCTTGCTGCTTCGTGATTCACACTCGCTTTACAAACGAACCACTGATATGTTCGACACAGGCTTCGGAGCGAGCTTGGAACTCGCATCACAAATTTGAAATCGTCGTCTGTCTTGGAGTTCGTTGGATCTGCTTGTATCTAATCcaaggtccatatatatatatatatatatatatatatatatatatatatatatatatatatatatatatatatatatatatatatatatatacgatgtttTAATGTATTTAAGAACAATGATATGTTTTGATGTATTTAAGAACAATAATAGATAAGAGTTTCCGTCTGACACAATATACTTTGCTAAAACACAATAATGCACTTCCATAATGTCGCTAGATGTGACATTATTGGAATACACAGTTAACAGACACCGTCCCCTTTTATCATTTGTATTTACAATTCTTTGATTATGATTTAGTCCTTGATAACCAA includes these proteins:
- the LOC139753235 gene encoding uncharacterized protein; translation: MVTFVFVYVLMMTVVSWARVSEGFPESPTPEGEATGQRMGLAGRLTGSLSGEAQSPGAIASLLLPTLLQKLSKAEGLKTAVSDTLGVKEDFMKPLVRIVSEISKLNIEQPSINKKAQHGLSENYSGIDKNKRFEDSATDRATDNIMNKIDTEHNSVDHVYPESQGPAINEQFLKFAKTIFEEEFGRLDSIAIPSTTDDPAGGSGDLNVTASSVWMMIKSTWQRILAYVEEENSLQYFMQLTPVRIIDRLLNLGDEVNLMNFLAKKLEPEFAMYLVNEVDPYLGPFRDFDTFYNFTKDYGMDGALDYFRSERFSHTINTLSRLVSAYLEDKISGDIVNQYIELISFDNTELHNFYESVLRTRSQNATTDETNRSQRFKRNVLDYIASSFKHSGFNHEESEPDDLQPKNFKVEDYESTRSEGYTLDDNKAPREMISRDGGYGGGGYGGGGGYGGYGGYGGGYGVGYMSTLDPYVVLGALALGTLLGFLLFRLINGTRNGRRDIGDGSLSLWLSDMPDKLLPWGSSVERMKRHVQNFNTTGGDEFNLPDSLRGDVWSTDPLVGDNLLDDEYEEDDIADHLNQLWRVFQETNSPACVHSHLCGVVANSTAEHLTGKDSSLALLMASVGNLMGAVRPGQLVDHVTNTLVVGNPFTCPSLTSCHHHLL